Proteins encoded by one window of Drosophila melanogaster chromosome X:
- the Tsf1 gene encoding transferrin 1, isoform A translates to MMSPHKTHTWLPLAVAALLLILGPQSSLAEEPIYRLCVPQIYLAECQQLLADPSEAGIRMECVAGRDRVDCLELIEQRKADVLATEPEDMYIAYHRKNEDYRVISEIRTQQDKDAAFRYEGIILVKKDSPIRTLQQLRGAKSCHTGFGRNVGYKIPITKLKNTHVLKVSADPQISATERELKSLSEFFTQSCLVGTYSTHPETDRLLKKKYANLCALCEKPEQCNYPDKFSGYDGAIRCLDKGQGEVAFSKVQYIKKYFGLPGAGPDAPPAEGNPENFEYLCEDGTRRPVTGPACSWAQRPWSGYISNEQAVHNSEQLHQLQSRLERFFANGLQAQNKDAAAHLLIQPNAVYHSKDAAIDPKVYLERAGYKDVIERDGSAIRKIRLCAQNDDEFAKCQALHQAAYARDARPELECVQSTDCVVALTKKEADLTIVRATGYADARSNQLQPIVYEQRAQDDVLVAVAAPGVTREALQKASIKFNENCERSRAAAALLNKRRGLDACRVSSSDDGEVQIVPASELEKHKDAQLVCPSLERRPVTDFRDCNVDVQLPRAIFIRSDTTSVEQETVKHLFSLISDKFGARGKLVDVFALFGEFQKGKKNVYFNDKAVQLTTELKNEIQNEQIYTDLQCNANKIAKQ, encoded by the exons ATGATGTCGCCGCATAAGACCCACACCTGGCTGCCACTGGCGGTGGCCGCCCTCCTGCTGATCCTTGGACCGCAGTCCTCCCTGGCGGAGGAACCCATTT ATCGCCTGTGTGTGCCGCAAATCTATTTGGCCGAGTGCCAGCAGCTGCTGGCCGATCCCTCGGAGGCGGGCATCCGCATGGAGTGCGTGGCTGGACGGGATCGAGTGGACTGCCTGGAGCTGATCGAGCAGCGCAAGGCCGATGTGCTGGCCACCGAGCCGGAGGACATGTACATCGCCTATCATCGCAAGAACGAGGACTATCGCGTGATCTCTGAGATCCGAACGCAGCAGGACAAGGATG CCGCCTTCCGTTACGAGGGCATTATCCTGGTGAAGAAGGACTCCCCCATTCGCACCCTGCAGCAGCTGCGTGGCGCCAAGTCCTGCCACACTGGCTTCGGCCGCAACGTCGGCTACAAGATCCCCATCACCAAGCTGAAGAACACGCACGTCCTGAAGGTGTCCGCCGATCCGCAGATCTCCGCTACGGAGCGCGAACTGAAGTCGCTGTCCGAGTTCTTCACGCAGTCGTGCCTGGTGGGCACCTACTCCACGCATCCGGAAACGGATCGCCTGCTGAAGAAGAAGTACGCCAATCTGTGCGCTCTGTGCGAGAAGCCGGAGCAGTGCAACTATCCGGACAAGTTCAGTGGCTATGATGGCGCCATACGCTGCCTGGACAAGGGTCAGGGCGAGGTGGCCTTCTCCAAGGTGCAGTACATCAAAAAGTACTTTGGTCTGCCGGGTGCCGGCCCAGATGCGCCGCCAGCGGAGGGCAATCCGGAGAATTTCGAATATCTGTGCGAGGATGGCACCCGGCGCCCGGTCACCGGACCCGCCTGCTCCTGGGCCCAGCGCCCCTGGAGCGGCTACATCTCCAACGAGCAGGCCGTTCACAACTCGGAGCAGCTGCACCAATTGCAGTCGCGTCTGGAGCGCTTCTTCGCCAATGGACTGCAGGCGCAGAACAAGGACGCCGCCGCCCATCTGCTCATCCAGCCGAATGCCGTGTACCACAGCAAGGATGCTGCCATCGATCCCAAGGTCTATTTGGAGCGTGCCGGCTACAAGGATGTGATCGAGCGTGATGGCAGTGCCATCAGGAAGATCCGCTTGTGCGCCCAGAACGACGACGAGTTCGCCAAATGCCAGGCGCTGCACCAGGCTGCCTACGCCCGCGACGCTCGTCCGGAACTCGAGTGCGTTCAGTCCACCGATTGTGTGGTGGCTCTGACCAAGAAGGAGGCGGATTTGACCATTGTTCGCGCAACTGGCTACGCGGATGCCCGTAGCAACCAGCTGCAGCCAATCGTCTACGAGCAGAGGGCTCAGGATGATGTCCTTGTGGCGGTCGCAGCACCCGGCGTTACACGGGAGGCTCTCCAGAAGGCCAGCAT CAAATTCAATGAGAATTGCGAACGATCCCGTGCTGCTGCCGCCTTGTTGAACAAGCGACGTGGCCTGGACGCTTGTCGTGTCTCATCCAGCGACGATGGAGAGGTGCAGATCGTGCCCGCCTCCGAGCTGGAGAAGCACAAGGACGCGCAGCTGGTGTGCCCCAGTCTGGAGCGGCGACCGGTCACCGACTTCCGTGACTGCAACGTGGACGTACAGCTGCCCCGTGCCATCTTCATCCGATCGGACACCACCAGCGTGGAGCAGGAGACAGTGAAGCATCTGTTCTCGCTGATCTCGGACAAGTTTGGTGCCCGCGGCAAGCTGGTGGATGTTTTCGCTCTGTTCGGCGAATTCCAGAAGGGCAAGAAGAATGTGTATTTCAAC GACAAAGCCGTTCAGCTCACCACGGAGCTCAAAAACGAAATCCAGAACGAGCAGATCTACACAGATCTCCAGTGCAATGCTAACAAGATTGCCAAGCAGTGA
- the Nt5b gene encoding 5' nucleotidase B, isoform H, whose amino-acid sequence MRNLRRLTNTLQYHRQLTSRSETTDTFRYPNHIAQVAIVNDSRRLSLKSGEIPKHGQGSQTAPSRIYPIHIGAPNCQRSRRNKGNRRLSCSYASLGRMQATPSEDAQPQDPLKSFERDFCDLPPYQCEMSDSAPNTPGPCSTSALPKKYYRYAAHRVFVNRSLHLENIKYYGFDMDYTLAEYKSPQYEQLGFNLVKERLVFMGYPKEILQFEYDPTFPVRGLWFDTLYGNLLKVDAYGNILVCVHGFEFIKHHQVYELYPNKFLKLDESRVYVLNTLFNLPETYLLACLVDFLTNSSDFVRVERGIKAGDLLFTYKSIFQDVRRAVDWVHSDGDLKRRTTQNMAHYVKKDERLPTVLSRIRESGAKLFMLTNSDYTYTNEIMTYLFDFPHGATPDEPHRDWKTYFDVIVVDARKPLFFDEGTVLRQVDTKTGSLKIGTHVGPLQPGQVYSGGSCELFTKFINAKGKDVLYVGDHIFGDILKSKKIRGWRTFLIVPELVRELHVWTDECQLFAELQNLDIKLGDLYRDLDSSAKVKPDISQLRTCIRDVTHKMDMSYGMMGSLFRSGSRQTFFSSQVVRYADVYAATLLNLIYYPFSYMFRAPAMLLPHESTVAHDQAHQPPPPLGPVPVPATGAASVAASPDEPARILAGTAEHVKDPKDLHRASSIVHTRPSTPTVVTHTHDEDYSEEEETPSGAESSTEAVRDASED is encoded by the exons ATGAGAAACTTACGCCGTTTAACAAACACTTTGCAGTACCACCGCCAATTAACAAGCAGATCCGAAACAACAGACACCTTTAGATATCCAAATCACATTGCCCAAGTGGCAATCGTTAACGACTCTCGCCGACTGTCACTAAAATCGGGCGAAATACCCAAACACGGCCAGGGCAGCCAAACCGCCCCTTCAAGGATATACCCCATCCACATTGGTGCCCCAAATTGCCAGCGAAGCAGGAGGAACAAAGGCAACCGTAGGCTAAGTTGCTCCTATGCCAGTTTAGGCAGAATGCAGGCCACGCCCAGCGAAGATGCACAGCCGCAGGATCCGCTCAAGTCCTTCGAGAGGGACTTTTGCGACCTGCCGCCCTACCAA TGCGAGATGAGTGATTCTGCGCCCAATACCCCAGGACCCTGTTCGACATCGGCTCTGCCCAAAAAGTATTACCGCTATGCGGCCCACAG AGTGTTTGTGAACAGATCGCTGCATTTGGAGAATATCAAGTACTATGGCTTCGATATGGACTACACCTTGGCAG AGTACAAGTCACCGCAGTATGAGCAGCTGGGCTTCAACCTGGTCAAGGAGCGCCTGGTCTTCATGGGCTACCCCAAGGAGATCCTGCAGTTCGAGTACGATCCCACCTTCCCAGTACGCGGCCTGTGGTTCGACACTCTCTACGGGAATCTGCTGAAAGTGGATGCCTACGGCAACATCCTGGTCTGCGTTCATGGCTTCGAGTTCATCAAACA TCACCAGGTGTACGAGTTGTATCCCAACAAGTTCTTGAAACTGGACGAGTCGCGTGTCTATGTCCTGAATACTCTCTTCAATCTTCCTGAAACCTATCTCCTTGCCTGTCTCGTCGACTTCCTAACCAACAGCAGCGACTTTGTGCG CGTTGAGCGCGGCATCAAAGCTGGCGATTTACTTTTTACCTACAAGTCGATTTTCCAGGATGTGCGACGTGCCGTCGACTGGGTGCATTCCGATGGCGATCTGAAGCGTCGCACCACTCAG AATATGGCTCACTATGTGAAGAAGGACGAGCGTTTGCCCACGGTCCTTTCGCGAATCCGGGAGTCGGGCGCCAAACTCTTTATGCTGACCAACAGCGACTATACGTACACCAACGAGATCATGACCTACCTGTTTGATTTCCCCCATGGCGCCACTCCGGATGAGCCGCATCGCGACTGGAAGACCTACTTCGATGTGATCGTGGTGGATGCCCGCAAGCCGCTCTTCTTCGACGAGGGCACCGTGCTGCGGCAGGTGGACACGAAGACCGGAAGCCTGAAGATCGGCACACACGTTGGACCCCTGCAGCCGGGTCAGGTTTATTCCGGTGGCTCCTGCGAGCTCTTTACCAAGTTCATCAATGCCAAAGGCAAGGACGTGCTCTATGTGGGCGATCACATTTTTGGCGATATTCTCAAATCGAAGAAGATTCGAGGCTGGCGCACCTTCCTAATTGTGCCCGAATTGGTGAGGGAGCTGCACGTTTGGACGGATGAGTGCCAGCTGTTTGCGGAGCTACAGAACCTGGACATCAAGCTGGGCGACCTGTACAGGGATCTCGACTCGAGTGCCAAGGTCAAGCCGGACATTTCGCAGCTGCGCACGTGCATCCGCGATGTGACACACAAGATGGACATGTCCTACGGTATGATGGGCTCACTCTTCCGCTCCGGCTCGCGCCAGACCTTCTTCTCCAGCCAGGTGGTGCGATATGCCGACGTCTATGCGGCCACCCTGCTCAACCTCATTTACTACCCATTCTCGTATATGTTCCGAGCTCCGGCCATGCTTCTGCCCCATGAGTCGACGGTGGCCCATGATCAGGCCCATCAGCCGCCTCCGCCACTGGGCCCTGTTCCTGTTCCGGCTACGGGAGCCGCATCGGTGGCTGCCTCGCCGGATGAGCCGGCTCGCATTTTGGCGGGCACCGCCGAGCACGTTAAGGACCCCAAGGACTTGCATCGCGCA AGCTCCATTGTGCACACTCGTCCGTCGACGCCCACCGTGGTGACCCACACCCATGACGAGGACTAttccgaggaggaggagacaCCCAGTGGTGCCGAGTCTTCCACAGAGGCTGTGCGCGATGCCTCCGAAGACTAG
- the Nt5b gene encoding 5' nucleotidase B, isoform D yields MSDSAPNTPGPCSTSALPKKYYRYAAHRVFVNRSLHLENIKYYGFDMDYTLAEYKSPQYEQLGFNLVKERLVFMGYPKEILQFEYDPTFPVRGLWFDTLYGNLLKVDAYGNILVCVHGFEFIKHHQVYELYPNKFLKLDESRVYVLNTLFNLPETYLLACLVDFLTNSSDFVRVERGIKAGDLLFTYKSIFQDVRRAVDWVHSDGDLKRRTTQNMAHYVKKDERLPTVLSRIRESGAKLFMLTNSDYTYTNEIMTYLFDFPHGATPDEPHRDWKTYFDVIVVDARKPLFFDEGTVLRQVDTKTGSLKIGTHVGPLQPGQVYSGGSCELFTKFINAKGKDVLYVGDHIFGDILKSKKIRGWRTFLIVPELVRELHVWTDECQLFAELQNLDIKLGDLYRDLDSSAKVKPDISQLRTCIRDVTHKMDMSYGMMGSLFRSGSRQTFFSSQVVRYADVYAATLLNLIYYPFSYMFRAPAMLLPHESTVAHDQAHQPPPPLGPVPVPATGAASVAASPDEPARILAGTAEHVKDPKDLHRASSIVHTRPSTPTVVTHTHDEDYSEEEETPSGAESSTEAVRDASED; encoded by the exons ATGAGTGATTCTGCGCCCAATACCCCAGGACCCTGTTCGACATCGGCTCTGCCCAAAAAGTATTACCGCTATGCGGCCCACAG AGTGTTTGTGAACAGATCGCTGCATTTGGAGAATATCAAGTACTATGGCTTCGATATGGACTACACCTTGGCAG AGTACAAGTCACCGCAGTATGAGCAGCTGGGCTTCAACCTGGTCAAGGAGCGCCTGGTCTTCATGGGCTACCCCAAGGAGATCCTGCAGTTCGAGTACGATCCCACCTTCCCAGTACGCGGCCTGTGGTTCGACACTCTCTACGGGAATCTGCTGAAAGTGGATGCCTACGGCAACATCCTGGTCTGCGTTCATGGCTTCGAGTTCATCAAACA TCACCAGGTGTACGAGTTGTATCCCAACAAGTTCTTGAAACTGGACGAGTCGCGTGTCTATGTCCTGAATACTCTCTTCAATCTTCCTGAAACCTATCTCCTTGCCTGTCTCGTCGACTTCCTAACCAACAGCAGCGACTTTGTGCG CGTTGAGCGCGGCATCAAAGCTGGCGATTTACTTTTTACCTACAAGTCGATTTTCCAGGATGTGCGACGTGCCGTCGACTGGGTGCATTCCGATGGCGATCTGAAGCGTCGCACCACTCAG AATATGGCTCACTATGTGAAGAAGGACGAGCGTTTGCCCACGGTCCTTTCGCGAATCCGGGAGTCGGGCGCCAAACTCTTTATGCTGACCAACAGCGACTATACGTACACCAACGAGATCATGACCTACCTGTTTGATTTCCCCCATGGCGCCACTCCGGATGAGCCGCATCGCGACTGGAAGACCTACTTCGATGTGATCGTGGTGGATGCCCGCAAGCCGCTCTTCTTCGACGAGGGCACCGTGCTGCGGCAGGTGGACACGAAGACCGGAAGCCTGAAGATCGGCACACACGTTGGACCCCTGCAGCCGGGTCAGGTTTATTCCGGTGGCTCCTGCGAGCTCTTTACCAAGTTCATCAATGCCAAAGGCAAGGACGTGCTCTATGTGGGCGATCACATTTTTGGCGATATTCTCAAATCGAAGAAGATTCGAGGCTGGCGCACCTTCCTAATTGTGCCCGAATTGGTGAGGGAGCTGCACGTTTGGACGGATGAGTGCCAGCTGTTTGCGGAGCTACAGAACCTGGACATCAAGCTGGGCGACCTGTACAGGGATCTCGACTCGAGTGCCAAGGTCAAGCCGGACATTTCGCAGCTGCGCACGTGCATCCGCGATGTGACACACAAGATGGACATGTCCTACGGTATGATGGGCTCACTCTTCCGCTCCGGCTCGCGCCAGACCTTCTTCTCCAGCCAGGTGGTGCGATATGCCGACGTCTATGCGGCCACCCTGCTCAACCTCATTTACTACCCATTCTCGTATATGTTCCGAGCTCCGGCCATGCTTCTGCCCCATGAGTCGACGGTGGCCCATGATCAGGCCCATCAGCCGCCTCCGCCACTGGGCCCTGTTCCTGTTCCGGCTACGGGAGCCGCATCGGTGGCTGCCTCGCCGGATGAGCCGGCTCGCATTTTGGCGGGCACCGCCGAGCACGTTAAGGACCCCAAGGACTTGCATCGCGCA AGCTCCATTGTGCACACTCGTCCGTCGACGCCCACCGTGGTGACCCACACCCATGACGAGGACTAttccgaggaggaggagacaCCCAGTGGTGCCGAGTCTTCCACAGAGGCTGTGCGCGATGCCTCCGAAGACTAG
- the Nt5b gene encoding 5' nucleotidase B, isoform F produces the protein MQATPSEDAQPQDPLKSFERDFCDLPPYQCEMSDSAPNTPGPCSTSALPKKYYRYAAHRVFVNRSLHLENIKYYGFDMDYTLAEYKSPQYEQLGFNLVKERLVFMGYPKEILQFEYDPTFPVRGLWFDTLYGNLLKVDAYGNILVCVHGFEFIKHHQVYELYPNKFLKLDESRVYVLNTLFNLPETYLLACLVDFLTNSSDFVRVERGIKAGDLLFTYKSIFQDVRRAVDWVHSDGDLKRRTTQNMAHYVKKDERLPTVLSRIRESGAKLFMLTNSDYTYTNEIMTYLFDFPHGATPDEPHRDWKTYFDVIVVDARKPLFFDEGTVLRQVDTKTGSLKIGTHVGPLQPGQVYSGGSCELFTKFINAKGKDVLYVGDHIFGDILKSKKIRGWRTFLIVPELVRELHVWTDECQLFAELQNLDIKLGDLYRDLDSSAKVKPDISQLRTCIRDVTHKMDMSYGMMGSLFRSGSRQTFFSSQVVRYADVYAATLLNLIYYPFSYMFRAPAMLLPHESTVAHDQAHQPPPPLGPVPVPATGAASVAASPDEPARILAGTAEHVKDPKDLHRASSIVHTRPSTPTVVTHTHDEDYSEEEETPSGAESSTEAVRDASED, from the exons ATGCAGGCCACGCCCAGCGAAGATGCACAGCCGCAGGATCCGCTCAAGTCCTTCGAGAGGGACTTTTGCGACCTGCCGCCCTACCAA TGCGAGATGAGTGATTCTGCGCCCAATACCCCAGGACCCTGTTCGACATCGGCTCTGCCCAAAAAGTATTACCGCTATGCGGCCCACAG AGTGTTTGTGAACAGATCGCTGCATTTGGAGAATATCAAGTACTATGGCTTCGATATGGACTACACCTTGGCAG AGTACAAGTCACCGCAGTATGAGCAGCTGGGCTTCAACCTGGTCAAGGAGCGCCTGGTCTTCATGGGCTACCCCAAGGAGATCCTGCAGTTCGAGTACGATCCCACCTTCCCAGTACGCGGCCTGTGGTTCGACACTCTCTACGGGAATCTGCTGAAAGTGGATGCCTACGGCAACATCCTGGTCTGCGTTCATGGCTTCGAGTTCATCAAACA TCACCAGGTGTACGAGTTGTATCCCAACAAGTTCTTGAAACTGGACGAGTCGCGTGTCTATGTCCTGAATACTCTCTTCAATCTTCCTGAAACCTATCTCCTTGCCTGTCTCGTCGACTTCCTAACCAACAGCAGCGACTTTGTGCG CGTTGAGCGCGGCATCAAAGCTGGCGATTTACTTTTTACCTACAAGTCGATTTTCCAGGATGTGCGACGTGCCGTCGACTGGGTGCATTCCGATGGCGATCTGAAGCGTCGCACCACTCAG AATATGGCTCACTATGTGAAGAAGGACGAGCGTTTGCCCACGGTCCTTTCGCGAATCCGGGAGTCGGGCGCCAAACTCTTTATGCTGACCAACAGCGACTATACGTACACCAACGAGATCATGACCTACCTGTTTGATTTCCCCCATGGCGCCACTCCGGATGAGCCGCATCGCGACTGGAAGACCTACTTCGATGTGATCGTGGTGGATGCCCGCAAGCCGCTCTTCTTCGACGAGGGCACCGTGCTGCGGCAGGTGGACACGAAGACCGGAAGCCTGAAGATCGGCACACACGTTGGACCCCTGCAGCCGGGTCAGGTTTATTCCGGTGGCTCCTGCGAGCTCTTTACCAAGTTCATCAATGCCAAAGGCAAGGACGTGCTCTATGTGGGCGATCACATTTTTGGCGATATTCTCAAATCGAAGAAGATTCGAGGCTGGCGCACCTTCCTAATTGTGCCCGAATTGGTGAGGGAGCTGCACGTTTGGACGGATGAGTGCCAGCTGTTTGCGGAGCTACAGAACCTGGACATCAAGCTGGGCGACCTGTACAGGGATCTCGACTCGAGTGCCAAGGTCAAGCCGGACATTTCGCAGCTGCGCACGTGCATCCGCGATGTGACACACAAGATGGACATGTCCTACGGTATGATGGGCTCACTCTTCCGCTCCGGCTCGCGCCAGACCTTCTTCTCCAGCCAGGTGGTGCGATATGCCGACGTCTATGCGGCCACCCTGCTCAACCTCATTTACTACCCATTCTCGTATATGTTCCGAGCTCCGGCCATGCTTCTGCCCCATGAGTCGACGGTGGCCCATGATCAGGCCCATCAGCCGCCTCCGCCACTGGGCCCTGTTCCTGTTCCGGCTACGGGAGCCGCATCGGTGGCTGCCTCGCCGGATGAGCCGGCTCGCATTTTGGCGGGCACCGCCGAGCACGTTAAGGACCCCAAGGACTTGCATCGCGCA AGCTCCATTGTGCACACTCGTCCGTCGACGCCCACCGTGGTGACCCACACCCATGACGAGGACTAttccgaggaggaggagacaCCCAGTGGTGCCGAGTCTTCCACAGAGGCTGTGCGCGATGCCTCCGAAGACTAG
- the Nt5b gene encoding 5' nucleotidase B, isoform E: MPQPKQNQQKQPQPQQQKPLQKHSSTSSTIIAKPEKERERTQTIGETDMDQSVLNGLAVGADGTAGYHGHKRELGHRVFVNRSLHLENIKYYGFDMDYTLAEYKSPQYEQLGFNLVKERLVFMGYPKEILQFEYDPTFPVRGLWFDTLYGNLLKVDAYGNILVCVHGFEFIKHHQVYELYPNKFLKLDESRVYVLNTLFNLPETYLLACLVDFLTNSSDFVRVERGIKAGDLLFTYKSIFQDVRRAVDWVHSDGDLKRRTTQNMAHYVKKDERLPTVLSRIRESGAKLFMLTNSDYTYTNEIMTYLFDFPHGATPDEPHRDWKTYFDVIVVDARKPLFFDEGTVLRQVDTKTGSLKIGTHVGPLQPGQVYSGGSCELFTKFINAKGKDVLYVGDHIFGDILKSKKIRGWRTFLIVPELVRELHVWTDECQLFAELQNLDIKLGDLYRDLDSSAKVKPDISQLRTCIRDVTHKMDMSYGMMGSLFRSGSRQTFFSSQVVRYADVYAATLLNLIYYPFSYMFRAPAMLLPHESTVAHDQAHQPPPPLGPVPVPATGAASVAASPDEPARILAGTAEHVKDPKDLHRASSIVHTRPSTPTVVTHTHDEDYSEEEETPSGAESSTEAVRDASED; encoded by the exons ATGCCACAGCCAAAGCAAAACCAGCAGAAacagccacagccacaacAGCAAAAGCCGCTGCAGAAACATTCCAGCACCAGCTCCACGATCATCGCCAAGCCGGAAAAGGAACGGGAACGCACGCAGACGATCGGCGAAACCGACATGGATCAGTCGGTGCTCAATGGACTGGCAGTGGGCGCAGATGGAACCGCCGGCTACCATGGTCACAAGCGAGAACTTGGTCACAG AGTGTTTGTGAACAGATCGCTGCATTTGGAGAATATCAAGTACTATGGCTTCGATATGGACTACACCTTGGCAG AGTACAAGTCACCGCAGTATGAGCAGCTGGGCTTCAACCTGGTCAAGGAGCGCCTGGTCTTCATGGGCTACCCCAAGGAGATCCTGCAGTTCGAGTACGATCCCACCTTCCCAGTACGCGGCCTGTGGTTCGACACTCTCTACGGGAATCTGCTGAAAGTGGATGCCTACGGCAACATCCTGGTCTGCGTTCATGGCTTCGAGTTCATCAAACA TCACCAGGTGTACGAGTTGTATCCCAACAAGTTCTTGAAACTGGACGAGTCGCGTGTCTATGTCCTGAATACTCTCTTCAATCTTCCTGAAACCTATCTCCTTGCCTGTCTCGTCGACTTCCTAACCAACAGCAGCGACTTTGTGCG CGTTGAGCGCGGCATCAAAGCTGGCGATTTACTTTTTACCTACAAGTCGATTTTCCAGGATGTGCGACGTGCCGTCGACTGGGTGCATTCCGATGGCGATCTGAAGCGTCGCACCACTCAG AATATGGCTCACTATGTGAAGAAGGACGAGCGTTTGCCCACGGTCCTTTCGCGAATCCGGGAGTCGGGCGCCAAACTCTTTATGCTGACCAACAGCGACTATACGTACACCAACGAGATCATGACCTACCTGTTTGATTTCCCCCATGGCGCCACTCCGGATGAGCCGCATCGCGACTGGAAGACCTACTTCGATGTGATCGTGGTGGATGCCCGCAAGCCGCTCTTCTTCGACGAGGGCACCGTGCTGCGGCAGGTGGACACGAAGACCGGAAGCCTGAAGATCGGCACACACGTTGGACCCCTGCAGCCGGGTCAGGTTTATTCCGGTGGCTCCTGCGAGCTCTTTACCAAGTTCATCAATGCCAAAGGCAAGGACGTGCTCTATGTGGGCGATCACATTTTTGGCGATATTCTCAAATCGAAGAAGATTCGAGGCTGGCGCACCTTCCTAATTGTGCCCGAATTGGTGAGGGAGCTGCACGTTTGGACGGATGAGTGCCAGCTGTTTGCGGAGCTACAGAACCTGGACATCAAGCTGGGCGACCTGTACAGGGATCTCGACTCGAGTGCCAAGGTCAAGCCGGACATTTCGCAGCTGCGCACGTGCATCCGCGATGTGACACACAAGATGGACATGTCCTACGGTATGATGGGCTCACTCTTCCGCTCCGGCTCGCGCCAGACCTTCTTCTCCAGCCAGGTGGTGCGATATGCCGACGTCTATGCGGCCACCCTGCTCAACCTCATTTACTACCCATTCTCGTATATGTTCCGAGCTCCGGCCATGCTTCTGCCCCATGAGTCGACGGTGGCCCATGATCAGGCCCATCAGCCGCCTCCGCCACTGGGCCCTGTTCCTGTTCCGGCTACGGGAGCCGCATCGGTGGCTGCCTCGCCGGATGAGCCGGCTCGCATTTTGGCGGGCACCGCCGAGCACGTTAAGGACCCCAAGGACTTGCATCGCGCA AGCTCCATTGTGCACACTCGTCCGTCGACGCCCACCGTGGTGACCCACACCCATGACGAGGACTAttccgaggaggaggagacaCCCAGTGGTGCCGAGTCTTCCACAGAGGCTGTGCGCGATGCCTCCGAAGACTAG
- the CG34328 gene encoding uncharacterized protein, which translates to MIVFPFKNRPSRQLPLYELPGRGPVLLVRHYKYKPAFRPNAQDPVAEPFDPVRSVLKRTRTKLTGLLHHFNIVNSIVDGSRCRRNPFHLVVPMDMPYEDIETDMLDGIQGWSDIEVSDEPSEMQEDRPTELAN; encoded by the coding sequence ATGATTGTGTTCCCATTCAAGAATCGCCCATCCAGGCAGTTACCGCTGTACGAACTGCCTGGGAGGGGTCCTGTCCTATTGGTGCGCCACTATAAGTACAAGCCCGCCTTCCGTCCCAATGCTCAGGATCCCGTTGCGGAGCCATTTGATCCCGTGAGGAGCGTACTGAAGAGGACGCGCACCAAGCTGACGGGTCTGCTGCACCACTTCAACATAGTGAACTCCATAGTGGATGGGTCCCGATGCAGACGCAATCCCTTTCACCTCGTGGTTCCGATGGACATGCCATATGAGGATATCGAGACTGATATGTTAGATGGCATCCAGGGTTGGTCCGATATCGAGGTCTCCGACGAACCATCCGAAATGCAGGAGGACCGACCAACAGAACTTGCAAACTGA